In Pseudomonadota bacterium, a genomic segment contains:
- a CDS encoding exodeoxyribonuclease III, with the protein MLRIITINANGIRSAHRKGLFEWLSTQKADILCLQETKAHAGDLQDAITAIRGYRAYFCDAEKKGYCGVAMYLRRPPDKVTHGLGWADFDREGRFLQADYGPLSVISVYVPSGSSSAERQQAKFDFLARFMEVLRTLRRKKRDYIVCGDWNIAHKPIDLKNWRSNQKNSGFLPEERAWLDAVFTELGFVDAFRCFNPAPEQYTWWSNRGQAWAKNVGWRIDYQIVTPGLAPLVKRAQIYKEQRFSDHAPLLMDYNITI; encoded by the coding sequence ATGTTGCGTATTATTACTATAAACGCTAACGGGATCCGATCCGCCCACCGCAAGGGTTTGTTCGAGTGGTTGTCGACGCAAAAGGCAGATATCCTGTGCCTTCAGGAAACCAAGGCGCATGCGGGTGATCTCCAGGACGCGATCACCGCTATTCGGGGCTACCGCGCATATTTTTGTGATGCGGAGAAGAAGGGGTATTGCGGCGTCGCGATGTACCTGCGTAGACCGCCTGACAAAGTAACTCATGGCCTAGGATGGGCCGACTTTGACCGGGAAGGCCGTTTCTTGCAAGCCGATTACGGGCCATTGAGCGTGATTTCAGTGTATGTCCCCTCAGGATCATCGAGCGCGGAGCGCCAGCAAGCCAAGTTCGATTTCCTCGCCCGATTCATGGAGGTATTGCGCACACTGCGGCGTAAGAAACGGGATTACATTGTGTGCGGGGATTGGAATATCGCGCATAAACCCATCGATTTGAAGAATTGGCGCTCCAATCAGAAAAATTCCGGATTCTTACCCGAGGAACGGGCATGGCTAGACGCGGTGTTTACCGAATTGGGTTTCGTCGATGCATTTCGGTGTTTCAATCCGGCGCCGGAGCAGTACACCTGGTGGTCAAACCGTGGCCAGGCCTGGGCGAAGAACGTGGGATGGCGTATCGATTATCAGATCGTCACGCCGGGCTTAGCGCCGTTGGTCAAGCGAGCCCAGATCTATAAGGAACAGCGTTTTTCGGATCATGCGCCGCTGCTCATGGACTACAATATCACGATTTGA
- a CDS encoding YggS family pyridoxal phosphate-dependent enzyme, protein MRLTPIAMLRSRITSTARRFGRAPNSVSLIAVSKTRTSSEILTLAAHGQRLFGENYLQEALPKMRMLAGQLLEWHYIGALQSNKTQEIAHGFTWVHSIDRAKIAQRLNEHRPAYLPRLNVCIEVNLGAEATKSGVALRELPALARAVLACPRLRLRGLMALPAPSKHFDEQRANFRALIEGYHALRAEGIDLDTLSMGTSEDFEAAIAEGATMIRIGTALFGPRGEATLKARDCDLIRRY, encoded by the coding sequence ATGCGGCTCACCCCGATCGCAATGCTGAGATCCCGTATCACCTCTACGGCACGACGCTTTGGCCGAGCGCCGAACAGCGTGAGTCTGATCGCTGTTAGTAAAACGCGAACGAGTTCGGAAATACTCACTCTCGCTGCCCACGGTCAACGCCTGTTCGGAGAGAACTATCTGCAAGAAGCCTTGCCGAAAATGCGCATGCTCGCCGGTCAACTCCTCGAATGGCACTACATCGGCGCTCTCCAGTCGAACAAAACCCAGGAGATCGCGCACGGTTTCACCTGGGTCCATAGCATCGACCGGGCAAAGATCGCACAGCGGCTCAATGAGCACCGGCCGGCTTATCTACCGCGATTAAACGTATGTATCGAAGTCAACCTCGGCGCCGAAGCGACGAAATCGGGGGTGGCCTTGCGCGAATTACCGGCCTTGGCTCGCGCCGTGCTCGCCTGCCCGCGCTTACGCTTGCGCGGTCTCATGGCCCTTCCAGCGCCGAGTAAGCACTTCGACGAGCAACGCGCTAACTTTCGCGCGCTGATCGAGGGGTATCATGCGTTACGCGCCGAAGGCATCGACCTCGACACTTTGTCGATGGGGACATCGGAGGATTTCGAAGCCGCAATCGCCGAAGGCGCGACCATGATACGCATCGGGACGGCTTTATTTGGCCCCCGCGGCGAAGCCACGCTCAAGGCAAGGGATTGTGATCTTATTCGGCGGTATTGA
- the proC gene encoding pyrroline-5-carboxylate reductase has product MIQGTIALIGCGNMGRCLLSGLIADGYLIQRLRVSDVSADRLRLITNRFPVSASTDNTRIVQGADVVVLAVKPDVMKTVATTLAAAIGRQRPLVISIAAGITTRSLSQWLGPEVAIVRAMPNTPALVGSGAAALFANEFVQQQQREIAELVLRAVGLTVWLDEETLMDAVTAVSGSGPAYFFLLMELVERSAIGMGLPRDLARLLTLQTAFGAAKMALEASADTATLRNQVTSPGGTTEQAIRVLQDAGLSSIVDQALKAAQRRSQELAKLFGES; this is encoded by the coding sequence ATGATACAAGGTACGATAGCTCTTATCGGGTGCGGCAATATGGGGAGGTGCTTGCTTAGCGGTTTGATCGCCGACGGCTACTTGATCCAACGCTTGCGTGTCTCCGACGTCAGTGCGGACCGATTGCGGTTGATCACAAACCGCTTCCCCGTCTCAGCGAGTACCGACAACACGCGCATCGTCCAAGGCGCCGATGTCGTGGTGCTTGCGGTTAAGCCTGATGTGATGAAGACGGTCGCCACGACGCTTGCGGCGGCGATAGGGCGGCAGCGCCCGCTGGTGATTTCAATTGCCGCCGGTATCACCACCCGCTCGTTATCGCAGTGGCTCGGTCCCGAGGTTGCCATCGTGCGCGCGATGCCTAACACGCCGGCGCTGGTCGGGAGCGGTGCGGCAGCGTTGTTCGCCAACGAATTTGTGCAACAACAACAACGCGAGATCGCCGAGTTAGTGCTCCGCGCCGTCGGGCTTACCGTGTGGCTGGACGAAGAAACCCTCATGGATGCGGTCACTGCTGTCTCCGGCAGCGGCCCTGCCTATTTTTTCCTGCTCATGGAACTGGTGGAGCGATCGGCCATTGGGATGGGCCTGCCCCGCGATCTGGCGCGCCTGCTGACCCTGCAAACGGCGTTCGGCGCGGCCAAGATGGCGCTCGAAGCGAGTGCGGATACGGCCACCCTGCGTAACCAGGTCACCTCGCCGGGCGGCACGACTGAGCAAGCCATCCGGGTTCTTCAGGACGCTGGCCTCAGCAGCATCGTCGATCAAGCACTGAAGGCAGCGCAACGGCGCTCCCAAGAACTAGCCAAACTTTTTGGAGAATCCTAA
- the argB gene encoding acetylglutamate kinase yields the protein MTSQSIDPIEIARVLSEALPYIRRFSGRSVVIKYGGNAMVDPALKSGFARDIALMKLVGINPVVVHGGGPQIGQLLRRLGKESTFVGGMRVTDDETMDIVEMVLGGLVNKEIVNSINQHGGTAVGLTGKDGDLIRARKLTFTRNDPNMQATEIIDIGHVGEVASIDTAVVDMLIKGNFIPVIAPIGVGDKGQSYNINADLVAGKLAQILKSEKVIFLTNTSGVLDRHGHLLTGLSVDRVNELIADGTVGGGMLPKLRAAADAVETGVKSAHIIDGRVEHAVLLEIFTDQGVGTLIHSRHFVSPGARNRGDDNKN from the coding sequence ATGACATCTCAATCCATCGACCCGATCGAGATCGCACGCGTTCTCTCAGAAGCGCTGCCATACATACGCCGTTTTTCGGGCCGCTCGGTCGTCATCAAATATGGCGGTAATGCTATGGTCGACCCCGCTTTAAAGAGCGGTTTCGCCCGCGATATCGCATTAATGAAGCTCGTTGGGATTAATCCCGTCGTGGTTCACGGCGGGGGGCCGCAGATCGGTCAGTTGCTACGGCGCTTAGGAAAAGAGAGTACCTTTGTCGGTGGGATGCGGGTCACGGACGATGAAACCATGGATATCGTGGAAATGGTGCTCGGGGGTCTCGTCAACAAGGAAATCGTTAATTCCATCAACCAGCATGGAGGGACCGCCGTCGGCCTCACCGGGAAAGATGGCGATCTCATCCGCGCTCGTAAGCTCACTTTCACCCGCAATGACCCCAACATGCAGGCCACCGAGATCATTGACATCGGTCACGTGGGAGAGGTTGCCAGTATCGATACGGCGGTCGTGGACATGTTAATCAAAGGCAACTTTATTCCGGTCATTGCGCCCATCGGGGTGGGCGATAAGGGCCAGTCATACAACATCAACGCCGATTTAGTTGCCGGAAAACTGGCGCAGATCCTAAAGTCGGAGAAAGTTATTTTTCTCACCAACACCTCGGGGGTGTTGGATCGTCATGGCCACCTGTTGACGGGCCTTAGCGTAGACCGCGTGAACGAGCTTATCGCCGATGGTACGGTCGGCGGCGGCATGCTCCCCAAGCTACGGGCCGCCGCGGACGCCGTAGAAACTGGTGTTAAAAGCGCCCATATCATCGACGGGCGCGTCGAGCATGCCGTGCTCCTGGAGATCTTTACCGATCAAGGCGTCGGTACGCTGATCCATAGCCGCCACTTCGTCAGCCCCGGCGCGCGCAACCGGGGAGATGATAATAAAAACTGA
- a CDS encoding YggT family protein — translation MAATYFTDAGTFLIESLFGLYILTIMLRFLFQWLRADFYNPISQFVVKATAPLLRPLRRWIPGVGGIDMAAVILMLTLQGIEIWVVYVMRGYHPSVGGLLLSSVAEILRLLVYVFLIAVFARVIVSWINPDAYNPAIVLLDALCEPLLAPARRLVPPLGGLDLSPVVVLIALQMVLMLFIAPLTDLGHSLL, via the coding sequence ATGGCGGCAACCTATTTCACCGACGCCGGCACATTTCTAATCGAGTCCTTGTTCGGCCTCTATATTCTCACCATCATGCTGCGCTTTTTATTCCAGTGGCTGCGCGCCGATTTCTATAACCCGATCTCACAGTTTGTCGTCAAAGCCACGGCGCCGTTGCTGCGTCCTTTGCGGCGTTGGATCCCGGGTGTGGGTGGTATCGACATGGCCGCGGTGATTTTGATGTTGACCTTGCAAGGGATCGAGATTTGGGTCGTTTATGTCATGCGTGGATATCATCCCTCGGTGGGGGGTTTATTGCTTTCATCGGTGGCCGAAATACTCCGGCTTTTGGTCTATGTGTTCCTGATTGCGGTCTTTGCCCGGGTCATCGTGAGTTGGATTAACCCCGACGCGTACAACCCGGCGATTGTGTTGCTCGACGCTCTTTGCGAACCGTTGCTTGCGCCCGCTCGGCGCTTGGTACCCCCTCTCGGAGGCTTGGATCTTTCGCCGGTGGTCGTGTTGATTGCGCTGCAGATGGTTTTGATGTTGTTCATCGCCCCCTTGACGGATCTGGGCCACAGTCTTTTATGA